In Elephas maximus indicus isolate mEleMax1 chromosome 4, mEleMax1 primary haplotype, whole genome shotgun sequence, a genomic segment contains:
- the OPTN gene encoding optineurin isoform X1, whose amino-acid sequence MSHQPLSCLTEKGDSLDESPGNGPPNLAHPNLDTFTPEELLQQMKELLIENHQLKEAMKLNNQAMKGRFEELSAWTEKQKEERQFFEIQSKEAKERLIALSHENEKLKEELGKLKGKAERSFEVPKTEPEQEMEQLKTQVIRLQAEKADLLGIVSELQLKLNSSRSAEDSFVEIRMAEGEANGPFKEIKNSPGPTRTDAIDKSRSAQGARNYLEFEELTVSQLLHCLREGNQKVERLELALKDAKERISHFEKKANDRSEIETQTEESAGAEKEEEKGTETVGSEVEMLKHQVTSLFKELQEAHTKLSEAELMKKRLQEKCQALERKNTATPSELNENQELVYNNKKLELQVESMRSEIKMEQTKTEEEKAKLATLQLTHSKLLQEHNSALNTIEELKMKESEQVDMAVLQELDEKLELAEKALASKQLQIDEMKQTIAKQEEDLETMTVLRAQMEVYCSDFHAERAAREKIHEEKEQLALQLAILLKENNVFEDGGSRQSLMEMQSRHGARTSDPDQQAYLVQRGAEDRNWRQQQQRNIPIHSCPKCGEVLPDIDTLQIHVMDCII is encoded by the exons ATGTCCCACCAACCACTCAGCTGCCTGACAGAAAAAGGGGACAGCCTCGATGAAAGCCCAGGAAATGGTCCCCCCAATCTGGCTCATCCAAACCTGGACACGTTCACCCCAGAAGAGCTCCTACAGCAGATGAAAGAGCTCCTTATTGAGAATCATCAGCTGAAAG AGGCCATGAAGCTAAATAATCAGGCTATGAAGGGTCGGTTTGAGGAGCTTTCTGCCTGGACAGAGAAACAGAAGGAAGAACGCCAGTTCTTTGAGATACAGAGCAAAGAAGCCAAAGAGCGCCTAATAGCCTTGAgtcatgaaaatgaaaaattgaaggaagaacttggaaaactaaaaggaaaagcAGAAAGGTCATTTGAG GTTCCCAAGACAGAGCCAGAACAAGAAATGGAACAGCTGAAGACACAGGTGATTCGCCTTCAAGCTGAAAAAGCAGATCTGCTGGGTATTGTATCTGAATTACAACTCAAGCTGAACTCAAGCCGTTCCGCCGAGGACTCCTTTGTTGAAATTAGGATGGct GAAGGAGAAGCAAATGGACCGTTCAAAGAAATCAAGAATAGTCCCGGCCCCACAAGAACTGATGCCATTGACAA AAGCAGATCTGCACAAGGAGCCAGGAATTATTTGGAATTTGAAGAATTAACTGTGAGCCAACTCCTGCATTGTCTAAGAGAAGGAAACCAGAAGGTAGAAAGACTTGAACTTGCACTCAAGGATGCTAAAGAAAG aatttcacattttgaaaagaaagcaaatgatcGTTCTGAGATTGAGACCCAGACTGAGGAGAGCGCAGGAgcagaaaaagaagaggagaaaggcACAGAAACT GTTGGAAGTGAAGTGGAAATGTTGAAACATCAAGTGACATCTCTGTTTAAAGAGCTTCAGGAGGCTCATACTAAACTCAGTGAAGCAGAGCTAATGAAGAAGAGACTTCAAGAAAA GTGTCAGGCCCTTGAAAGGAAAAATACTGCAACCCCATCAGAGCTGAATGAAAATCAAGAACTTgtatataataacaaaaaattagaGCTGCAAGTGGAAAGCATGCGATCAGAAATCAAAATGGAGCAAAcgaaaacagaggaagaaaa GGCCAAATTAGCCACTCTACAGTTGACACACAGCAAGCTTCTTCAAGAACACAATAGTGCATTGAACACAATTGAGGAACTAAAAATGAAAGAG TCAGAACAAGTGGACATGGCAGTGCTGCAGGAACTAGACGAAAAACTGGAACTGGCAGAGAAGGCACTGGCTTCCAAGCAGCTCCAAATAGATGAGATGAAGCAAACCATTGCCAAACAGGAGGAGGACCTGGAAACCATGACTGTCCTCAGGGCCCAG ATGGAGGTTTACTGTTCTGATTTTCATGCTGAAAGAGCCGCAAGAGAGAAGATTCATGAAGAAAAGGAGCAACTGGCATTGCAGCTGGCAAttttgctgaaagaaaataatgtttttgaAGATGGAGGCAG CAGGCAGTCCCTGATGGAGATGCAGAGCCGTCATGGGGCCAGAACAAGCGACCCAGACCAGCAGGCTTACCTCGTTCAAAGAG
- the OPTN gene encoding optineurin isoform X2 gives MSHQPLSCLTEKGDSLDESPGNGPPNLAHPNLDTFTPEELLQQMKELLIENHQLKEAMKLNNQAMKGRFEELSAWTEKQKEERQFFEIQSKEAKERLIALSHENEKLKEELGKLKGKAERSFEVPKTEPEQEMEQLKTQVIRLQAEKADLLGIVSELQLKLNSSRSAEDSFVEIRMAEGEANGPFKEIKNSPGPTRTDAIDKSRSAQGARNYLEFEELTVSQLLHCLREGNQKVERLELALKDAKERISHFEKKANDRSEIETQTEESAGAEKEEEKGTETVGSEVEMLKHQVTSLFKELQEAHTKLSEAELMKKRLQEKCQALERKNTATPSELNENQELVYNNKKLELQVESMRSEIKMEQTKTEEEKAKLATLQLTHSKLLQEHNSALNTIEELKMKESEQVDMAVLQELDEKLELAEKALASKQLQIDEMKQTIAKQEEDLETMTVLRAQMEVYCSDFHAERAAREKIHEEKEQLALQLAILLKENNVFEDGGRQSLMEMQSRHGARTSDPDQQAYLVQRGAEDRNWRQQQQRNIPIHSCPKCGEVLPDIDTLQIHVMDCII, from the exons ATGTCCCACCAACCACTCAGCTGCCTGACAGAAAAAGGGGACAGCCTCGATGAAAGCCCAGGAAATGGTCCCCCCAATCTGGCTCATCCAAACCTGGACACGTTCACCCCAGAAGAGCTCCTACAGCAGATGAAAGAGCTCCTTATTGAGAATCATCAGCTGAAAG AGGCCATGAAGCTAAATAATCAGGCTATGAAGGGTCGGTTTGAGGAGCTTTCTGCCTGGACAGAGAAACAGAAGGAAGAACGCCAGTTCTTTGAGATACAGAGCAAAGAAGCCAAAGAGCGCCTAATAGCCTTGAgtcatgaaaatgaaaaattgaaggaagaacttggaaaactaaaaggaaaagcAGAAAGGTCATTTGAG GTTCCCAAGACAGAGCCAGAACAAGAAATGGAACAGCTGAAGACACAGGTGATTCGCCTTCAAGCTGAAAAAGCAGATCTGCTGGGTATTGTATCTGAATTACAACTCAAGCTGAACTCAAGCCGTTCCGCCGAGGACTCCTTTGTTGAAATTAGGATGGct GAAGGAGAAGCAAATGGACCGTTCAAAGAAATCAAGAATAGTCCCGGCCCCACAAGAACTGATGCCATTGACAA AAGCAGATCTGCACAAGGAGCCAGGAATTATTTGGAATTTGAAGAATTAACTGTGAGCCAACTCCTGCATTGTCTAAGAGAAGGAAACCAGAAGGTAGAAAGACTTGAACTTGCACTCAAGGATGCTAAAGAAAG aatttcacattttgaaaagaaagcaaatgatcGTTCTGAGATTGAGACCCAGACTGAGGAGAGCGCAGGAgcagaaaaagaagaggagaaaggcACAGAAACT GTTGGAAGTGAAGTGGAAATGTTGAAACATCAAGTGACATCTCTGTTTAAAGAGCTTCAGGAGGCTCATACTAAACTCAGTGAAGCAGAGCTAATGAAGAAGAGACTTCAAGAAAA GTGTCAGGCCCTTGAAAGGAAAAATACTGCAACCCCATCAGAGCTGAATGAAAATCAAGAACTTgtatataataacaaaaaattagaGCTGCAAGTGGAAAGCATGCGATCAGAAATCAAAATGGAGCAAAcgaaaacagaggaagaaaa GGCCAAATTAGCCACTCTACAGTTGACACACAGCAAGCTTCTTCAAGAACACAATAGTGCATTGAACACAATTGAGGAACTAAAAATGAAAGAG TCAGAACAAGTGGACATGGCAGTGCTGCAGGAACTAGACGAAAAACTGGAACTGGCAGAGAAGGCACTGGCTTCCAAGCAGCTCCAAATAGATGAGATGAAGCAAACCATTGCCAAACAGGAGGAGGACCTGGAAACCATGACTGTCCTCAGGGCCCAG ATGGAGGTTTACTGTTCTGATTTTCATGCTGAAAGAGCCGCAAGAGAGAAGATTCATGAAGAAAAGGAGCAACTGGCATTGCAGCTGGCAAttttgctgaaagaaaataatgtttttgaAGATGGAGGCAG GCAGTCCCTGATGGAGATGCAGAGCCGTCATGGGGCCAGAACAAGCGACCCAGACCAGCAGGCTTACCTCGTTCAAAGAG